One window from the genome of Manis pentadactyla isolate mManPen7 chromosome 15, mManPen7.hap1, whole genome shotgun sequence encodes:
- the APOE gene encoding apolipoprotein E: MKVLWAALVVALLAGCWAQEEPELEQDGKLGQELAGWQAGQPWELALGRFWDYLHWVQMLSDQVQEELLSTQVTQELTMLMEETMKEVKAYRSELEEQLGPMAKDTQARLSKELQAAQARLGADMEDVRSRVAQYRSEVQTMLGQSTDELRGRLASHLRKLRKRLLRDADDLQKRLAVYKAGIREGAERSVSTFRERLGPLVERGRLRNATTNQLLRERAEAWGQRLRGRLDAVGSQARDRLDKVRKHVEEMRAKMEEQAGQMRQQAEAFQARLKSWFKPLMQDMAGLVEKVQSAMAASPTTVPQENQ; this comes from the exons ATGAAGGTTCTGTGGGCTGCGTTGGTCGTCGCGCTCCTGGCAG GATGCTGGGCCCAGGAGGAGCCAGAGCTGGAGCAAGATGGAAAGCTGGGCCAGGAGCTGGCCGGGTGGCAGGCAGGCCAGCCCTGGGAGCTGGCCCTGGGCCGCTTCTGGGATTACCTGCACTGGGTGCAGATGCTGTCTGACCAGGTGCAGGAAGAACTGCTCAGCACCCAGGTCACCCAGGAACTGAC GATGCTGATGGAGGAGACCATGAAGGAAGTGAAGGCCTACAGGTCGGAGCTAGAGGAGCAGCTGGGCCCTATGGCCAAGGATACTCAGGCCCGCCTGTCCAAGGAGCTGCAGGCGGCGCAGGCCCGGCTGGGGGCGGACATGGAGGATGTGCGCAGTCGCGTGGCGCAGTACCGCAGCGAGGTGCAGACCATGCTGGGCCAGAGCACCGACGAGCTGCGCGGGCGCCTGGCCTCCCACCTGCGCAAGCTGCGAAAGCGCCTGCTGCGCGACGCAGATGACCTGCAGAAGCGCCTAGCGGTGTACAAGGCCGGCATCCGCGAGGGTGCCGAGCGCAGCGTCAGCACCTTCCGCGAGCGCCTCGGGCCGCTTGTGGAGCGCGGCCGTCTGCGGAACGCTACGACCAACCAGCTGCTGCGTGAGCGGGCCGAGGCTTGGGGCCAGCGGCTGCGTGGGCGGCTGGACGCAGTGGGCAGCCAGGCCCGTGACCGCCTGGACAAGGTGCGCAAGCATGTGGAGGAGATGCGGGCCAAGATGGAGGAGCAGGCCGGCCAGATGCGCCAGCAGGCCGAGGCCTTCCAGGCCCGCCTCAAGAGCTGGTTCAAGCCCCTGATGCAAGACATGGCCGGGCTGGTGGAGAAAGTGCAGTCGGCCATGGCTGCCAGCCCCACCACTGTGCCCCAGGAGAATCAGTGA